The Streptomyces sp. NBC_00440 genome contains a region encoding:
- a CDS encoding transglycosylase domain-containing protein → MGRADDRRARQRGARRGKSTNSKQSGKSGIRRLFTWKKVLGGFFVFCLLLMGAFVVFYMYVPVPKANADAELQSNVYKLSNGKVIARTGKVNREKVDLSEVPLDVQHTFVAAENKTFYQDHGVDFKGTARGLYNTVQGRKQGGSTITQQYVKNYYLSSDQTVTRKLKELVVSLKIDQKFSKQQILAGYINTSYYGRGAFGIQAASQAYYGIDAKNLNVSQGAYLASLLQAPSQYDWSSATAEGKKLVKARWGYTLDNMVEKKWIDPTKRAEQKFPIPQKPKPESGLKGQTGYLVKAANQELEAQGISEAQIDAGGWTVTLNIDPKKQAQLEKTLRQQLTSKLHPKTSTVDADTQAGAVSVNPHTGAIEALYGGEDYLKHEYSNAKRVDYQPASTFKPLILAAALESGAKTQEDQPIKASTMYDGDSRRPVVDSNGNKVGFAPPNEDNQSYGQINVQTAMNNSVNSVFAQMGVDVGLDKVKQLGVDLGMSSLKNAPAVPAMTLGSYGASPMEMAGIYATFDNHGKKVTPTIVKSATHPGLEPFKPQKAIGDQVISPQTADAVTSVLTGVVDQGTGTVVKNKAQPVAGKTGTSDNNKSAWFTGYTPNLVTSVGMFGEAAKAHVEDGKKVQAGAQVTISGAAGSGTRVNGGGFPAEIWAAYTFGLDMKPSKFSLDTDQGAAVAPTAPPPSNTPPPPSTPPPSSPAAPPPSSPPASPPGSPDPGHSTTDGGGGNSSTGGSSNAGTSSDGGGGNAAGGSSNAGPSTGGGGGNAAGGNTNAGTNAGTNAGTNAGTNNGTTNGGPLDWQN, encoded by the coding sequence ATGGGCCGTGCGGACGATCGACGAGCCCGGCAGCGCGGGGCGCGCCGGGGCAAATCAACGAACAGCAAGCAGAGCGGGAAGAGCGGGATACGCAGGCTCTTCACCTGGAAGAAGGTCCTCGGCGGGTTCTTCGTCTTCTGCCTGCTGCTGATGGGCGCGTTCGTCGTGTTCTACATGTACGTGCCGGTGCCGAAGGCGAACGCCGACGCGGAGCTCCAGAGCAACGTCTACAAGCTCAGCAACGGCAAGGTGATCGCCCGCACGGGCAAGGTCAACCGGGAGAAGGTCGACCTCTCCGAGGTCCCCCTGGACGTCCAGCACACCTTCGTCGCCGCCGAGAACAAGACCTTCTACCAGGACCACGGAGTCGACTTCAAGGGCACTGCCCGAGGGCTCTACAACACGGTCCAGGGCCGGAAGCAGGGTGGCTCGACGATCACCCAGCAGTACGTGAAGAACTACTACCTCAGCTCCGACCAGACGGTCACCCGGAAGCTCAAGGAGCTGGTGGTCTCCCTCAAGATCGACCAGAAGTTCTCCAAGCAGCAGATCCTCGCCGGGTACATCAACACCAGCTACTACGGCCGGGGCGCCTTCGGTATCCAGGCCGCGTCCCAGGCGTACTACGGGATCGACGCCAAGAACCTGAATGTGAGCCAGGGCGCGTATCTCGCCTCGCTGCTCCAGGCGCCGAGCCAGTACGACTGGTCGTCCGCGACCGCCGAGGGCAAGAAGCTGGTCAAGGCGCGCTGGGGTTACACCCTGGACAACATGGTCGAGAAGAAGTGGATCGACCCGACCAAGCGAGCCGAGCAGAAGTTCCCGATCCCGCAGAAGCCCAAGCCCGAAAGCGGCCTGAAGGGCCAGACCGGGTATCTGGTCAAGGCCGCCAACCAGGAGCTTGAGGCGCAGGGCATCTCCGAGGCGCAGATCGACGCCGGCGGCTGGACGGTCACGCTCAACATCGACCCGAAGAAGCAGGCCCAGCTGGAGAAGACGCTGCGGCAGCAGCTGACCAGCAAACTGCACCCCAAGACCAGTACGGTCGACGCGGACACCCAGGCGGGCGCGGTCTCGGTCAACCCGCACACCGGCGCCATCGAGGCGCTCTACGGCGGCGAGGACTACCTCAAGCACGAGTACAGCAACGCCAAGCGCGTCGACTACCAGCCCGCCTCCACCTTCAAGCCGCTGATCCTGGCGGCCGCCCTGGAGTCCGGTGCGAAGACGCAGGAGGACCAGCCGATCAAGGCGAGCACCATGTACGACGGTGACAGCCGCCGTCCGGTGGTCGACAGCAACGGCAACAAGGTGGGCTTCGCACCGCCCAACGAGGACAACCAGAGCTACGGACAGATCAACGTCCAGACCGCCATGAACAACTCGGTCAACTCGGTGTTCGCCCAGATGGGCGTGGACGTGGGCCTCGACAAGGTCAAGCAGCTCGGTGTCGACCTGGGCATGAGCTCCCTGAAGAACGCCCCGGCGGTGCCCGCGATGACCCTCGGTTCCTACGGCGCGAGCCCGATGGAGATGGCCGGGATCTACGCGACCTTCGACAACCACGGCAAGAAGGTCACCCCGACCATCGTGAAGTCGGCCACGCACCCCGGACTGGAGCCGTTCAAGCCGCAGAAGGCGATCGGCGACCAGGTGATCAGCCCGCAGACGGCGGACGCGGTCACCTCGGTCCTGACCGGTGTGGTCGACCAGGGAACCGGCACCGTCGTCAAGAACAAGGCACAGCCGGTCGCGGGCAAGACCGGTACATCGGACAACAACAAGTCCGCCTGGTTCACCGGCTACACCCCGAACCTGGTGACCTCGGTCGGCATGTTCGGTGAGGCTGCCAAGGCGCACGTGGAGGACGGCAAGAAGGTCCAGGCAGGCGCCCAGGTCACCATCAGCGGCGCGGCCGGCAGTGGCACCCGGGTCAACGGTGGTGGCTTCCCGGCCGAGATCTGGGCCGCGTACACCTTCGGTCTCGATATGAAGCCGAGCAAGTTCAGCCTGGACACCGACCAGGGCGCGGCGGTCGCACCGACCGCTCCGCCGCCCTCGAACACGCCGCCGCCCCCGTCGACCCCGCCGCCGTCCAGCCCCGCGGCCCCGCCGCCGTCGTCACCGCCGGCGTCTCCGCCGGGCAGCCCCGATCCGGGCCACAGCACGACGGACGGGGGAGGGGGCAACTCGTCCACCGGGGGCAGTTCGAACGCCGGTACGTCGTCGGACGGTGGAGGCGGCAACGCCGCCGGGGGCAGTTCGAACGCCGGGCCGTCGACGGGCGGTGGAGGCGGCAACGCTGCCGGGGGCAATACGAACGCCGGTACCAACGCCGGCACCAATGCCGGCACCAACGCCGGCACGAACAACGGCACCACCAACGGTGGGCCGCTGGACTGGCAGAACTGA
- a CDS encoding catalase — protein sequence MSEASQKATYTTTNAGIPVESDEHSLTVGADGPILLQDAYLIEKMAQFNRERVPERVVHAKGSGAYGTFEVTNDVSQFTKADVFQPGKRTEMLARFSTVAGEMGSPDTWRDPRGFALKFYTEHGNYDLVGNNTPVFFVRDTIKFQDFIRSQKRRPDSGLRDNDMQWDFWTLSPESAHQVTWLMGDRGIPKTWRHMNGYGSHTYMWVNGAGEKFWVKYHFKTDQGIDFLTQADADAMAGCDTDYHRRDLFESIKSGNAPTWTLKVQVMPFEDAPDYRFNPFDLTKVWPHSDYPLIDVGRMTLDKNPDDHFVHIEQASFEPSNMVPGIGPSPDKMLLGRLFSYPDTHRYRIGPNYMQLPPNRPRSPVNSYAKDGPMRYEPSAASRPYAPNSYGGPAADTARYGEPAGWQTAAGEMVREAYTLHSEDDDWGQPGTMVREVLNDEQRARLVDNVVGHLAQGVSAPVLDRTLQYWRNIDQATGDRIAAKAKPA from the coding sequence GTGAGCGAGGCATCCCAGAAGGCCACCTACACCACCACCAACGCGGGAATCCCGGTGGAGAGCGACGAACACTCGCTCACTGTCGGCGCCGACGGCCCGATCCTGTTGCAGGACGCCTATCTGATCGAGAAGATGGCGCAGTTCAACCGGGAGCGGGTCCCCGAGCGGGTGGTGCACGCCAAGGGCTCCGGCGCGTACGGGACCTTCGAAGTGACCAACGACGTCAGCCAGTTCACCAAGGCCGACGTCTTCCAGCCGGGCAAGCGCACCGAGATGCTGGCCCGCTTCTCGACGGTCGCCGGCGAGATGGGCTCCCCCGACACCTGGCGCGACCCGCGTGGTTTCGCGCTCAAGTTCTATACGGAGCACGGCAATTACGACCTGGTCGGCAACAACACGCCGGTCTTCTTCGTCCGTGACACGATCAAGTTCCAGGACTTCATCCGCAGCCAGAAGCGCCGTCCGGACAGCGGGCTGCGCGACAACGACATGCAGTGGGACTTCTGGACGCTCTCGCCCGAGTCCGCGCACCAGGTGACGTGGCTGATGGGTGACCGGGGCATCCCCAAGACCTGGCGCCATATGAACGGCTACGGCTCGCACACCTATATGTGGGTGAACGGCGCGGGCGAGAAGTTCTGGGTGAAGTACCACTTCAAGACCGACCAGGGCATCGACTTCCTGACGCAGGCCGACGCCGACGCGATGGCCGGGTGCGACACGGACTACCACCGCCGGGACCTCTTCGAGTCGATCAAGTCGGGGAACGCCCCTACGTGGACGCTCAAGGTCCAGGTCATGCCGTTCGAGGACGCCCCGGACTACCGCTTCAACCCGTTCGATCTCACCAAGGTGTGGCCGCACAGCGACTACCCGCTGATCGACGTCGGCCGGATGACGCTCGACAAGAACCCGGACGACCACTTCGTCCATATCGAGCAGGCGTCCTTCGAGCCGTCGAACATGGTGCCCGGCATCGGACCGTCGCCGGACAAGATGCTGCTGGGCCGGCTGTTCTCGTATCCGGACACGCACCGCTACCGGATCGGGCCGAACTACATGCAGCTGCCGCCCAACAGGCCGCGCTCGCCCGTCAACTCGTACGCGAAGGACGGGCCCATGCGGTACGAGCCGTCCGCGGCGTCCAGGCCGTACGCCCCCAACTCGTACGGCGGCCCGGCGGCCGACACCGCCCGCTACGGCGAGCCCGCCGGCTGGCAGACGGCTGCGGGCGAGATGGTCCGAGAGGCCTACACGCTGCATAGCGAGGACGACGACTGGGGCCAGCCGGGCACGATGGTGCGCGAGGTCCTCAACGACGAGCAGCGCGCACGGCTCGTCGACAATGTCGTCGGCCATCTGGCGCAGGGCGTCTCGGCTCCGGTCCTCGACCGGACGCTGCAGTACTGGCGCAACATCGACCAGGCGACCGGTGACCGGATCGCGGCGAAGGCCAAGCCGGCGTAG
- a CDS encoding SpoIIE family protein phosphatase, with protein MTEHTTSHEGRQPTAARPHEPTRPRQQDADVAAAGAIPAPPPAPAVSPGRSEGDRLRFVGAATRRIARGIDLDEIVLGLCRATVPTFADAILVFLRDPLPVGDERPVVPFVLRLRRTDRLRLVDEEASDEQPEPLAAQLCEVASGGALAEVLRGVRPVFGDSAAARAALPELLGPDRTVPNGHRTILAPLRGRRRVIGAAVFVRRPDRSTFEPNDLLVAAQLATHTALGIDKAVLYGREAYIADELQRTMLPDSLPQPTGVKLASRYLPAAETARVGGDWYDAIPLPGSRVALVVGDVMGHSMTSAAIMGQLRTTAQTLAQLDLPPAEVLHHLDEQAQRLGSDRMATCLYAVYDPVAHRITIANAGHPPPVLLHLGGRAEVLVVPPGAPIGVGGVDFEAVELDAPAGATLLLYTDGLVESRLRDVWTGIEQLRERLAATAELTGPDHSPPLEALCDDVLDMLGPGDRDDDIALLAARFDGIAPSDVAYWFLDPEEQAPGRARRLVRRALERWGLEEMSDAVELLVSEVVTNAVRYAERPVTLRLLRTDVLRCEVGDDSPQLPRQRRARDTDEGGRGLFLVNRLARRWGATRLSTGKVVWFEIQVPAAPPD; from the coding sequence GTGACGGAGCACACCACCTCCCACGAAGGCCGGCAGCCCACAGCTGCCCGGCCGCACGAACCCACTCGCCCCCGGCAGCAGGACGCCGACGTGGCGGCCGCGGGGGCCATCCCCGCGCCCCCACCGGCGCCCGCGGTCTCACCCGGACGCAGCGAGGGCGACAGACTCCGGTTCGTGGGGGCTGCCACCCGGCGTATCGCCCGGGGCATAGACCTGGACGAGATCGTCCTCGGCCTGTGCAGAGCGACCGTGCCGACGTTCGCCGACGCGATACTCGTCTTCCTCCGCGATCCGCTGCCGGTGGGCGACGAGCGGCCGGTGGTCCCGTTCGTGCTGCGGCTGCGCCGCACCGACCGGCTCCGTTTAGTGGACGAGGAAGCCTCCGACGAGCAGCCGGAACCGCTCGCCGCCCAGCTGTGCGAGGTGGCCTCCGGGGGCGCACTCGCCGAAGTACTCCGGGGCGTGCGCCCGGTCTTCGGGGACTCAGCCGCGGCCCGCGCCGCGCTGCCCGAACTGCTGGGCCCCGACCGGACCGTACCGAACGGGCACCGCACGATCCTCGCCCCGCTGCGCGGCAGACGCCGGGTGATCGGCGCCGCCGTCTTCGTCCGCCGCCCCGACCGGTCCACGTTCGAGCCCAACGACCTGCTGGTCGCGGCCCAGCTGGCCACCCACACCGCGCTGGGCATCGACAAGGCCGTGCTGTACGGGCGCGAGGCGTACATCGCCGACGAGCTCCAGCGCACCATGCTGCCGGACTCGCTGCCCCAGCCGACCGGCGTCAAGCTGGCGTCCCGCTATCTGCCGGCGGCCGAGACCGCCCGGGTCGGCGGCGACTGGTACGACGCGATTCCGCTGCCCGGCAGCCGGGTCGCGCTGGTGGTGGGCGATGTGATGGGGCACTCCATGACATCGGCCGCGATCATGGGCCAGCTCAGGACGACGGCCCAGACGCTGGCGCAGCTGGACCTGCCGCCCGCCGAGGTGCTGCACCATCTGGACGAGCAGGCCCAGCGGCTCGGCTCGGACCGGATGGCGACCTGCCTGTACGCCGTGTACGACCCGGTGGCGCACCGGATCACCATCGCCAACGCGGGCCATCCGCCGCCCGTGCTGCTCCATCTGGGCGGCCGTGCGGAGGTCCTGGTGGTCCCGCCGGGCGCCCCGATCGGGGTGGGTGGCGTGGACTTCGAGGCGGTCGAGCTGGACGCGCCCGCCGGTGCCACCCTGCTGCTCTACACGGACGGACTGGTCGAGTCACGGCTGCGGGATGTCTGGACCGGGATCGAGCAGCTGCGGGAGCGGCTCGCGGCCACCGCCGAGCTCACGGGTCCCGACCACTCACCGCCGCTCGAAGCCCTCTGCGACGACGTGCTGGACATGCTGGGTCCCGGCGACCGGGACGACGACATCGCGCTGCTCGCGGCGCGCTTCGACGGGATCGCGCCGAGCGACGTCGCGTACTGGTTCCTCGACCCGGAGGAGCAGGCCCCGGGCCGCGCCCGGCGGCTGGTGCGCAGGGCGCTGGAGCGCTGGGGCCTGGAGGAGATGTCGGACGCGGTGGAGCTGCTGGTCAGTGAGGTCGTGACCAACGCCGTGCGGTACGCGGAGCGGCCGGTGACGCTGCGGCTGCTGCGTACCGACGTACTGCGCTGCGAGGTCGGTGACGACTCCCCGCAGCTGCCGCGCCAGCGCCGGGCCCGGGACACCGACGAGGGCGGCCGTGGCCTGTTCCTGGTGAACCGGCTGGCCCGGCGGTGGGGGGCGACCCGGCTCTCCACCGGCAAGGTGGTCTGGTTCGAGATCCAGGTGCCGGCCGCGCCGCCCGACTAG
- the fomD gene encoding cytidylyl-2-hydroxypropylphosphonate hydrolase, giving the protein MTGAGGTQRWKPGDHILWRYRGNASDHLHICRPVTVVQDTDDLLAVWLAPGTECMKPALADGTPVHREPLATRYTKPRTVVRDHWWGMGVLKLVRPREPWSVWLWWDRGWHFKSWYVNLEEPHLRWAGGVDSEDHFLDISVLPDRSWQWLDEDEFAQAQQVGLMGAGQARRVRRAGRAAVGLIESWGSPFTDGWEAWRPDPRWTVPVLPDDWDRTPAHVPS; this is encoded by the coding sequence ATGACAGGTGCAGGAGGAACACAACGCTGGAAGCCCGGGGACCACATTCTCTGGCGTTACCGCGGCAACGCGTCCGACCACCTGCACATCTGCCGCCCGGTGACCGTCGTGCAGGACACGGACGACCTGCTCGCGGTCTGGCTGGCACCGGGTACCGAGTGCATGAAGCCCGCGCTCGCCGACGGGACCCCGGTGCACCGGGAGCCGCTCGCCACCCGGTACACCAAGCCGCGCACCGTCGTGCGGGACCACTGGTGGGGCATGGGTGTGCTGAAACTGGTGCGGCCCCGTGAGCCCTGGTCCGTATGGCTGTGGTGGGACCGCGGCTGGCACTTCAAGAGCTGGTACGTGAATCTGGAGGAACCGCACCTCCGGTGGGCCGGCGGCGTCGATTCCGAGGACCACTTCCTGGACATCTCGGTGCTGCCCGACCGCAGTTGGCAGTGGCTGGACGAGGACGAGTTCGCCCAGGCCCAGCAGGTCGGCCTGATGGGCGCCGGTCAGGCGCGGCGCGTGCGGCGGGCGGGCCGGGCGGCGGTCGGGCTGATCGAGTCCTGGGGGTCGCCGTTCACCGACGGCTGGGAGGCCTGGCGGCCCGATCCGCGGTGGACCGTGCCCGTCCTTCCGGACGACTGGGACCGCACGCCCGCGCACGTGCCGTCGTGA
- a CDS encoding class II fumarate hydratase → MTEQYRIEHDSMGEVRVPAGAKWRAQTQRAVENFPVSGQTLERAHIEALARIKAAAAKVNAGLGVIEDDLAQAVQDAAAEVADGRWDGEFPVDVFQTGSGTSSNMNMNEVLATLATERLGRPVHPNDHVNASQSSNDVFPSSIHIAATAAVTRDLIPALDHLAEALERKAAEFSDVVKSGRTHLMDATPVTLGQEFGGYAAQIRYGVERLNSSLPRLAELPLGGTAVGTGINTPPGFSAAVIAEVAGATGLPLTEARNHFEAQSARDGIVETSGQLRTIGAGLTKISNDLRWMASGPRTGLAEISLPDLQPGSSIMPGKVNPVIPEAVLMVAAQVTGNDATVAAAGAAGNFELNVMLPVIAKNVLESVRLLANVSRLLADRTVDGITAHPERAREYAESSPSVVTPLNKYIGYEEAAKVAKRAVAERRTIRDVVLDEGYVERGDLTAEELDAALDVLSMTRP, encoded by the coding sequence ATGACTGAGCAGTACCGGATCGAGCACGACTCCATGGGCGAGGTACGGGTGCCCGCCGGCGCCAAGTGGCGCGCCCAGACCCAGCGGGCCGTGGAGAACTTCCCCGTCTCGGGCCAGACCCTGGAGCGGGCGCACATCGAGGCGCTGGCCCGGATCAAGGCGGCGGCCGCGAAGGTCAACGCCGGGCTCGGGGTCATCGAGGACGATCTCGCGCAGGCGGTCCAGGACGCGGCGGCCGAGGTCGCCGACGGGCGGTGGGACGGCGAGTTCCCGGTGGACGTCTTCCAGACCGGGTCCGGCACGTCCTCCAACATGAACATGAACGAGGTCCTGGCCACGCTCGCCACCGAGCGGCTGGGGCGCCCGGTGCACCCCAACGACCATGTGAACGCCTCGCAGTCGTCCAACGACGTATTCCCGTCGTCGATCCACATCGCGGCGACGGCGGCCGTCACCCGTGATCTGATCCCGGCGCTCGACCACCTGGCAGAGGCGCTGGAGCGCAAGGCCGCGGAGTTCTCGGACGTGGTCAAGTCCGGGCGTACGCATCTGATGGACGCCACACCGGTGACGCTCGGCCAGGAGTTCGGCGGGTACGCGGCGCAGATCAGGTACGGCGTCGAGCGGCTCAACTCCTCGCTGCCCCGCCTCGCCGAACTGCCCCTGGGCGGTACGGCGGTGGGCACCGGCATCAACACCCCGCCCGGCTTCTCGGCCGCTGTCATCGCCGAGGTGGCCGGGGCGACGGGGCTCCCGCTGACCGAGGCCCGCAACCACTTCGAGGCGCAGAGCGCCCGGGACGGGATCGTCGAGACGTCCGGCCAGCTGCGGACGATCGGAGCCGGGCTGACGAAGATCTCCAACGATCTGCGCTGGATGGCCTCGGGCCCGCGCACCGGCCTCGCCGAGATCTCACTGCCCGACCTCCAGCCCGGTTCGTCCATCATGCCCGGCAAGGTCAATCCGGTGATCCCGGAGGCGGTGCTGATGGTGGCGGCGCAGGTCACGGGCAACGACGCGACGGTCGCCGCGGCCGGGGCCGCCGGCAACTTCGAGCTGAACGTGATGCTGCCGGTCATCGCCAAGAACGTCCTGGAGTCGGTGCGGCTGCTGGCCAACGTCTCCCGGCTGCTCGCGGACCGCACGGTCGACGGGATCACCGCGCACCCGGAGCGGGCCCGGGAGTACGCGGAGTCCTCGCCGTCGGTCGTCACGCCGCTGAACAAGTACATCGGGTACGAGGAGGCCGCGAAGGTCGCCAAGCGGGCGGTGGCCGAGCGCAGGACCATCCGGGACGTCGTGCTGGACGAGGGGTATGTCGAGCGGGGCGATCTGACGGCGGAGGAACTGGACGCGGCGCTGGACGTCCTGAGCATGACGCGGCCGTGA
- a CDS encoding fumarate hydratase, which translates to MPEFAYSDLLPVGADTTPYRLVTAEGVSTFEADGRTFLKVEPEALRTLAAAAMHDISHYLRPAHLTQLRKIIDDPEASSNDKFVALDLLKNANIAAAGVLPMCQDTGTAIVMGKRGQNVLTAGGDEEALSHGIFDAYTKLNLRYSQMAPLTMWEEKNTGSNLPAQIELYATDGGAYKFLFMAKGGGSANKSFLYQETKAVLNEASMMKFLEEKIRSLGTAACPPYHLAITVGGTSAEFALKTAKYASAHYLDELPTEGSPTGHGFRDTELEQKVFELTQKIGIGAQFGGKYFCHDVRVVRLPRHGASLPVAIAVSCSADRQAVAKITAEGVFLEQLETDPARFLPDTTDEHLEDGDVVSVDLNRPMDDVLAELTKFPVKTRLSLTGPLVVARDIAHAKIKERLDAGEEMPQYLKDHPVYYAGPAKTPEGYASGSFGPTTAGRMDSYVEQFQAAGGSKVMLAKGNRSKQVTDACGSHGGFYLGSIGGPAARLAQDCIKKVEVLEYEELGMEAVWKIEVEDFPAFIVVDDKGNDFFQAPAESPTILSIPVRAPGQA; encoded by the coding sequence ATGCCAGAGTTTGCGTACTCCGATCTGCTTCCCGTGGGAGCGGACACCACGCCGTACCGGCTGGTGACCGCCGAGGGCGTCTCCACCTTCGAAGCCGACGGGCGTACGTTCCTCAAGGTCGAGCCCGAGGCGCTGCGCACGCTCGCCGCCGCGGCCATGCATGACATCTCGCACTATCTGCGCCCGGCCCACCTCACCCAGCTGCGCAAGATCATCGACGACCCCGAGGCCTCGTCCAACGACAAGTTCGTCGCGCTCGACCTGCTGAAGAACGCCAACATCGCGGCCGCGGGCGTCCTCCCGATGTGCCAGGACACCGGCACCGCGATCGTCATGGGCAAGCGCGGCCAGAACGTGCTGACCGCGGGCGGCGACGAGGAAGCCCTGTCCCACGGCATCTTCGACGCGTACACCAAGCTCAACCTGCGGTACTCGCAGATGGCCCCGCTCACCATGTGGGAGGAGAAGAACACCGGCTCGAACCTGCCCGCGCAGATCGAGCTGTACGCCACCGACGGCGGCGCGTACAAGTTCCTCTTCATGGCCAAGGGCGGCGGCTCCGCCAACAAGTCGTTCCTCTACCAGGAGACCAAGGCCGTCCTCAACGAGGCGTCCATGATGAAGTTCCTGGAGGAGAAGATCCGCTCGCTGGGGACGGCCGCGTGCCCGCCGTACCACCTGGCGATCACCGTGGGCGGCACGTCGGCCGAGTTCGCGCTGAAGACCGCCAAGTACGCCTCCGCGCACTACCTGGACGAGCTGCCCACCGAGGGCTCCCCGACCGGGCACGGCTTCCGTGACACGGAGCTGGAGCAGAAGGTCTTCGAGCTGACGCAGAAGATCGGCATCGGCGCGCAGTTCGGCGGGAAGTACTTCTGCCACGACGTCCGCGTAGTCCGGCTGCCCCGGCACGGCGCCTCGCTGCCCGTCGCCATCGCCGTATCGTGCTCGGCCGACCGGCAGGCCGTCGCGAAGATCACCGCCGAGGGCGTCTTCCTGGAACAGTTGGAGACCGACCCGGCGCGCTTCCTGCCCGACACCACGGACGAGCACCTGGAGGACGGCGACGTCGTATCCGTCGACCTGAACCGGCCGATGGACGACGTCCTCGCCGAGCTGACCAAGTTCCCGGTCAAGACCCGGCTCTCGCTGACCGGGCCGCTGGTCGTGGCGCGCGACATCGCGCACGCCAAGATCAAGGAGCGGCTGGACGCGGGCGAGGAGATGCCGCAGTACCTGAAGGACCACCCGGTCTACTACGCGGGCCCCGCCAAGACCCCCGAGGGCTACGCGTCCGGCTCGTTCGGCCCGACGACGGCGGGCCGGATGGACTCGTACGTGGAGCAGTTCCAGGCCGCGGGCGGCTCCAAGGTGATGCTCGCCAAGGGCAACCGCTCGAAGCAGGTCACCGACGCGTGCGGCAGCCACGGCGGCTTCTACCTCGGCTCGATCGGCGGCCCGGCGGCCCGGCTCGCCCAGGACTGCATCAAGAAGGTCGAGGTCCTGGAGTACGAGGAGCTGGGCATGGAGGCCGTGTGGAAGATCGAGGTCGAGGACTTCCCGGCGTTCATCGTGGTGGACGACAAGGGCAACGACTTCTTCCAGGCGCCCGCCGAGTCCCCGACCATCCTCAGCATCCCGGTCCGCGCCCCCGGCCAGGCGTAG
- a CDS encoding DUF1707 SHOCT-like domain-containing protein: MDLEKHPQQPQPVGIRASDADRDRIADILRDALAEGRLDADEHSERIESVYRAKTLAELEPLVQDLPAATTGSRPDPGAAAYAVADDPDTPVTADNLVAVFSSSTRKGRWRVGRRTNAFSLFGSVEIDLTEALFEQRLTVINATAIFGNIEVKVPENVTLRGSGTGIFGNFEVSTLESENPEAPVVVVNGCAVFSNIEAKPKRGKLVADLRSMVDKKLRKHLG, encoded by the coding sequence GTGGACCTCGAAAAGCACCCCCAGCAGCCGCAGCCCGTCGGCATCCGCGCGTCCGACGCCGACCGCGACCGGATCGCGGACATCCTCAGGGACGCCCTGGCAGAGGGGCGCCTCGACGCCGATGAGCACTCCGAGCGGATCGAGTCGGTCTACCGCGCGAAGACCCTCGCCGAGCTGGAGCCGCTGGTGCAGGATCTGCCGGCCGCCACCACCGGGAGCCGTCCCGACCCGGGCGCAGCGGCGTACGCGGTCGCGGACGACCCGGACACTCCGGTCACCGCGGACAACCTGGTCGCGGTCTTCTCCAGCTCGACCCGGAAGGGCCGTTGGCGCGTCGGCCGCAGGACGAACGCCTTCTCGCTCTTCGGCTCTGTCGAGATCGACCTCACCGAGGCGCTGTTCGAGCAGCGGCTGACCGTCATCAACGCCACCGCGATCTTCGGGAACATCGAGGTCAAGGTCCCGGAGAACGTCACTCTGCGCGGCAGCGGCACCGGGATCTTCGGCAACTTCGAGGTCAGCACGCTCGAATCGGAGAACCCGGAGGCACCGGTCGTGGTGGTGAACGGGTGCGCGGTCTTCAGCAACATCGAGGCCAAGCCGAAGCGGGGCAAGCTGGTGGCGGACCTGCGCTCCATGGTCGACAAGAAGCTGCGCAAGCACCTCGGGTAG
- a CDS encoding WhiB family transcriptional regulator encodes MLHPPHQSLQAAAVPPQRAPAREDQAGPWHSEAVCRRDEAGLFFAPSKEPTAARLAREEAAKRVCARCPVLVECREHALVQPEPYGVWGGLTAAERRVVLARRRRREVELRSTVQDPMAQAG; translated from the coding sequence GTGCTGCATCCGCCGCATCAGTCCTTGCAGGCCGCTGCCGTGCCGCCGCAGCGCGCTCCGGCACGGGAGGATCAGGCAGGGCCCTGGCATTCGGAGGCGGTGTGCCGCCGGGACGAGGCGGGGCTCTTCTTCGCCCCGTCCAAGGAGCCGACAGCCGCCAGACTCGCCCGCGAAGAGGCGGCGAAGCGGGTCTGTGCCCGCTGCCCGGTGCTCGTGGAGTGCCGCGAACACGCGCTGGTGCAGCCCGAGCCGTACGGGGTCTGGGGCGGGCTGACGGCCGCCGAGCGCCGCGTGGTCCTGGCCCGGCGCAGGCGCCGCGAGGTGGAGCTCAGGAGCACGGTCCAGGATCCGATGGCACAGGCGGGCTGA